The following are encoded together in the Chloroflexota bacterium genome:
- a CDS encoding ribbon-helix-helix protein, CopG family, translated as MSKRLQVLLDEEEYREIQRVARRQRVTVAEWVRQALRQARSDDAGTIDAKLRAIAKASRHSFPTADIEDMLEEIEAGYQQP; from the coding sequence ATGTCCAAACGACTGCAGGTCCTCTTGGACGAGGAAGAGTACCGAGAGATTCAGCGCGTCGCCCGGCGGCAACGCGTGACCGTTGCGGAATGGGTCCGTCAGGCGCTGCGCCAAGCCCGCAGCGACGATGCTGGAACGATTGACGCCAAGCTGCGGGCAATTGCCAAGGCGTCACGGCACAGCTTCCCAACGGCTGACATCGAGGACATGCTCGAAGAGATCGAGGCCGGATACCAGCAGCCGTGA
- a CDS encoding type II toxin-antitoxin system VapC family toxin, producing the protein MIFVDSNVPMYLVGASHPNKDRAVAVLTQLVADGERFVTDVEVYQEILHRYTATQRLQAIDAAFESLDALVDDILTFGMSEIRAARALISSIDGLSARDAIHVAVMHEAEISRILSFDRGLDACPGIERLA; encoded by the coding sequence GTGATCTTCGTCGATTCCAATGTGCCGATGTACTTGGTGGGTGCATCGCATCCGAACAAGGATCGCGCGGTGGCGGTCCTCACGCAGCTCGTCGCAGACGGGGAGCGATTCGTCACCGACGTCGAGGTCTACCAAGAGATCCTGCATCGCTACACGGCAACGCAGCGCCTACAGGCCATAGACGCGGCCTTCGAGAGTCTGGATGCCCTTGTCGACGACATCTTGACCTTTGGCATGTCGGAAATCCGCGCTGCACGAGCGCTCATCAGCTCCATCGACGGCCTCTCGGCACGGGACGCCATCCACGTGGCCGTCATGCACGAGGCCGAAATCAGCCGCATTCTGAGCTTCGATCGC